The Flavobacterium psychrotrophum region AAATGTTTGGTTATGTAACTACGCTAAGGACGCTTTCTTCGGGTCGTGCAACTTCAACAATGGAGTTTTCGCACTACTCAGAAACGCCTTCTAACATTTCAGAGGCAGTTATCAAAAAAGCTAAAGGAAACGCTTAATTTACAAGAAAATGAGTCAAAAGATCAGAATAAAATTAAAATCATACGATCATAGCCTGGTAGACAAGTCTGCAGAGAAGATCGTTAAGACTGTAAAAAGTACAGGAGCAGTAGTAACAGGACCAATTCCGTTGCCTACCCACAAAAAGATTTTTACCGTACTGCGTTCTCCGCACGTAAACAAAAAATCTAGGGAGCAGTTTGAAGTTAGTTCATACAAAAGGCTTCTTGATATCTACAGTTCATCTTCAAAAACTATCGATGCCCTAATGAAATTAGAGCTTCCTAGTGGTGTAGAAGTAGAGATAAAAGTGTGATAATTTCACCTTATATATAAAAACCCGGCTTTTGGCCGGGTTTTTTGTTTTTAGGATTGTTTTTGATAGCCTGATTGGTATTTAATATTTGTTAGTTTATTTATATTTTCTTCTTTTCTATAAGAAATAATTTAACAATTAATTATTGGATTATTTCTTGTTAAAATTATCACAAAATGAATTAAGGCGTTTTTATATTTACTACTTTGTTGTTGTATTACAGGGGAATAAGCCGAACAGAAACCCTTTTAATGATAGTAGGCATAATTTAACACCTTATCAACCACAATGAGAAAAATTAATTTCTTTTTTAATTTAATTGCACTATGCTTTAGTGTAGGTTTTTTTATTAGTTGTTCTAATGATAATGAGGTAGGCGCTACTCAAGAGCTTGCTTCAGATATAAGTACATATTTAAAATCATCTTATGGGCAAAATGTCAGGATGGGTGAATCTGTAAATGTTAAAATTGGAACGGCTTCAGCTTTGAGTAAATCAGCTTCGGGTAAAATTTATACTGTTACCGAGGTTTTTGTAGGTGCTGAAACAGATGCTCATGCATATGAAGTTGCTGATAACGCAACACATACGGCACTTTTTTTTGTAGATATAAATAGAGATAACTATACTGCTAAAATTGTAGATTATAAAACTTCGAATGTTATTAAACTTGTAGATGTTAATTTGTCTCCTGATTATGCTGGTACCAAAGGTTTTGATCTTATAAAGGTTATTACTGATCCTGGTCACATTGATCCGCCTTCGAATCAAACATTGGATTGGCATTACACATATGGTCCTCCGTACCCATACCAAGGTA contains the following coding sequences:
- the rpsJ gene encoding 30S ribosomal protein S10 gives rise to the protein MSQKIRIKLKSYDHSLVDKSAEKIVKTVKSTGAVVTGPIPLPTHKKIFTVLRSPHVNKKSREQFEVSSYKRLLDIYSSSSKTIDALMKLELPSGVEVEIKV